The Methanoplanus sp. FWC-SCC4 genome has a window encoding:
- a CDS encoding PDGLE domain-containing protein has translation MIDNKTFIAAGIILAIVIGVVAVFMASGDPDGLESTALVVQGEKTLTGLSPEDGDAEAIGEGTFEYEAPLPDYSMEGAGKGGEIFSLIVGIFVTFALIGGVTWAITSKPSKS, from the coding sequence ATGATTGACAATAAAACATTCATAGCTGCAGGAATTATTCTGGCAATTGTAATCGGGGTAGTCGCAGTATTCATGGCATCAGGGGATCCTGACGGTCTGGAAAGCACAGCCCTTGTTGTCCAGGGAGAAAAAACACTTACAGGCCTTTCACCTGAAGACGGCGATGCTGAAGCAATAGGAGAAGGTACATTTGAATATGAGGCACCACTGCCTGATTACTCAATGGAAGGCGCAGGAAAAGGCGGGGAAATCTTTTCACTGATAGTGGGTATTTTTGTTACATTCGCTCTGATTGGCGGTGTTACCTGGGCGATCACATCAAAACCATCAAAATCTTAA